Proteins found in one Macrobrachium nipponense isolate FS-2020 chromosome 35, ASM1510439v2, whole genome shotgun sequence genomic segment:
- the LOC135208405 gene encoding uncharacterized protein LOC135208405, with amino-acid sequence MVVLQPIKPGPPRVSLSLKRGRGARRALSLLGNNDSRQNLQLAESLLTISAEEFTQKWNFDPIQGVPLPTGRFHWKPVSPSASPDPPTATAATASTQSEAATSKTTWAGDLGSSPQPPHPADDNGKVQMTCATLPSSSSNASGQEVTQGQSTGASSGSVHLHSKSAEVGMVKSDAEGHLSSSKTCACPKDSEKSEHVDRASSEAVKTEGDSGIDSDESAVDEQDSSSLQTNDGSQINSLRQTHITEFVRPRKLAHFKMAEPQPAASGGGCSKKRPASALQDHQLSQPPHKKVLLHLRA; translated from the exons ATGGTTGTTTTGCAGCCCATAAAACCCGGTCCGCCCAGAGTCAGTCTTAGCCTTAAGCGCGGGCGGGGGGCACGAAGGGCGTTGTCTCTACTCGGAAACAACGACTCTCGGCAAAATCTGCAGTTGGCCGAGTCCTTGCTGACGATCTCGGCTGAGGAGTTCACGCAAAAGTGGAATTTCGATCCCATTCAGGGAGTGCCGCTGCCCACAGGCCGATTCCACTGGAAACCAGTATCTCCTTCGGCCTCTCCTGACCCGCCCACTGCCACCGCCGCTACTGCAAGTACCCAATCGGAAGCAGCCACGTCCAAAACAACATGGGCTGGTGACCTCGGGTCATCACCGCAACCTCCCCACCCAGCCGACGACAACGGTAAAGTGCAAATGACTTGCGCTACCTTGCCCTCTTCCTCGTCGAATGCCTCAGGTCAGGAGGTCACCCAGGGTCAGTCGACAGGTGCAAGTAGTGGTAGCGTTCACCTCCACAGCAAGTCAGCGGAAGTGGGAATGGTGAAGAGTGACGCAGAGGGTCACCTTAGCAGTTCGAAGACCTGTGCATGCCCCAAGGATAGCGAAAAGAGCGAACACGTAGACAGAGCGTCCTCAGAAGCCGTCAAAACGGAGGGAGACAGCGGCATAGACAGTGACGAGTCAGCGGTAGACGAACAAGATTCATCGTCACTACAAACGAATGACGGCAGTCAAATCAACAGCCTCCGACAGACACACATTACAG AATTCGTGAGGCCTAGAAAGCTCGCTCATTTCAAGATGGCGGAACCTCAGCCTGCTGCGAGCGGTGGCGGTTGCTCCAAGAAGCGTCCAGCCTCCGCCCTGCAGGACCACCAGCTCAGTCAGCCTCCTCACAAGAAGGTCCTCCTTCACCTCAGGGCCTGA